A window of Stenotrophomonas indicatrix genomic DNA:
AGCCCGATGGAAGTGGCCGGCACGCTGCTGGACCCCTCGCACCCGGATCACCGGCTGTTCGCGCAGCTGATCCAGAAGGTGGCCGAGCTGGACGCCGCACACGGGCGCACCTTCGACGACACCAGCCAGCGCATCAGCGCCAGCCTGCTGGTGTTGGCCAAGCAGAACAACCTCTCCCGCGTGGACCACGTGCTGCTCAGCCGGCCTACCAAGAGCAGCCACGAGGCCGAGAGCATCTTCATCGTGCAGGGCGACCGCGATGATCCGGGGCATCGCCGCGCGAGCATCGCTACCGAGGTGGCGGCACAGACCGATGTGGCGGATTCGCTGCGGTTGAAGGAGCAGTGATGCCGGCGGTGCGTGCGGTTGTTGCGTCGGTGGTACTCGCCTTGCTGGTGGGCTGCGGCAGTACTTCGTCACCTGAAGCCCCGAAGCTGTTGACCCGGGCGGAGGCTGATGCACGGACCGTGGTGCCGTTCACGCGAGACGTGCGGTTGGACAAGGCGAGGCGTATCGTGGACGTGACCTTTGACTTGCCGCCTGCAGTACCTCCCGCGATTCCAAGTCTGAAGATCGGGTTCCGCCTGCAAGCACAGGAGGTCAAGCCGCTGCTTGCCGAGGCCGAGCGGATAAGGGACGTCGGTGTCCCCGCGCGCGTTCGTCTGGAGCGCCTGGACGGCGACCACCCTACATCGGTGCGACTGATGACCACGGCCCCGGGAGGCCGCAGCATGGAGCCTCTTCCGCCTGACGGCCACGTCGGCAAGTTGGTTCAGGGGAAAGTTGAAAGCGGGATGCTGATTGAGGCTGGACTGTACTCGCAGGATGTTTCCTACCACATGCTGCAACTGGCCGATGCGGGCCTGCTGGATGCCGGCAGATACCATTTGACCGTGGACCTGCTGGAGGATCGACCCCAGCTCAATGACATATCGGCCGAGCTTATTGTCGGCTTCCAACTACTGGGAAAATGAGAGATGCAGAAGGACACTGCAGAGCGTTTCACCGTCACGATCCATGTGGCTGCTCCGGGAACGCCTCGCTGGGGCGAAAGGGATTCCGTGCCAGTACGGCTCGAGAACTCGTCCGTGGGGCACATGTTCCTCACGATCGATGATGGCAGCGGACGCGATCCAAAAAGTTACGGATATACGCGCGCGCCCACGCCAACCAACCCGGACGCAGGTGAAGTTGATACCTACGACAATCTGGTCTATAGAAATCCGCGCTACGAGCGCACGATCGAAATCAGCAGGGAACAGTACGACAAGATCATGGAGTTCGCTGAAGCCCCGGAAAAGCACGGCTTCGACAAGAACAACTACAACCTGGTCACCAATGCCTGCACCGACTTCGCCTGGGGTGCGTTGAACCACGCTGGTCTGCGCCCGGTAGGACTGGCCGGTGAGATCAGGAACTACGAAGGCTCGATCAAGGTGTTGGACAACATACCCGCGATCAACGCTATCCCACAGCAGGTCAAGGACAGCGAGCTGGACAAGGTGAAGTGGAATGACATGCCGACGCAGACCTTCGGTCAGTGGTGGATTTCGCAGAATGGCGAGCGGACGCAGGATGCCCATCCCTTGAGCGGAACCCCCGCCGATCCATCCCACGCCGATCACACTCGCCTCAATCAGCTTCACCAGCAGGTGGCCGACCTCGGAGCCTTCGGCGCCCAGAACGGCAACGTCAGCGCCAGCCTCCTGGCACTCTCCAAGGAGCAGCAGTTCACGCGCGTAGACGATGTGCTGCTCGGCGAGCGCCGTGGCGATGCCGCCCCCAACCTCTTCATCGTGCAGGGCGACCGCAGCGACCCGGCGCATCAGCGCGCCAGTCTGCCGGCAGACGTCGCCGCGCAGACGCCGGTGGCCGCCTCGTTCGAGCGCATCGAGCAACTGGCGCAGGCACAGCCGCAGCGCGATGCCCAGCGTCAACAGGAAGAGCAGCAGCTGGCCCAGGCGCACGCCCCGCGCATGGTCTAGGCGCCCAACACCGAACAGCGCGTCCGCCATGCATCCGCAGGCGGACGCCACGGCCCCTACCTGCTACCATTCCCGCGCTACCCAGCCAGCCCACCCCGCGCAGACAGATGCAGGGCCGGGCCGTCGAAGAACGGCCCCGCGAGCCAGGACACCCTCCGTGCCCATTGAAGGACGCTCGCATGATCCGCAATTCCCTTTTCCGTTCGGCCGCACTGGCCGTCGCCGTGTCGCTGAGCCTCGGTGCTCCGACCGCCTTCGCCGCTGAAGCAGCCGCCGCCACCAGCCCCGCCACCGCCGTGCAGCGCCAGGCCATCGCGCAGGGCCTGTACGAGCTGGCTTACAGCCCCAAGCAGAACGCCGTGTTCGTTGCCTCGTCCGGTGGCTTCGGTGACAACGCCGGCCCGGCCCAGGTGCTGCGCCTGAACCCGACCACGTTGGCCGTGGAAACCCGCATCCCGCTGGAGCGCAAGGCGTTCGGCGTGGTGCTGGATGACGCCCACAACCGCCTGTACGTGGGCAACACCGTGGACCTGTCGGTAACCGTGGTCGACACCGCACAGAACAAGGCCATCGGCACCGTGCAGCTGATGGAGAAGAAGACCGGCAAGGACGGCAAGGCCGCCTACACCCACGACCTGCGCGAGCTGGTGGTCGACAGCGCCGCCAACCGCCTGTACGTGACCGGCCACAGCAGCCAGCCCGATGTGAGCAGCGTGCTGTTCGTGATCGATACCAACACCCTGAAGGTGCTCAACACCATTCCGGGCCTGGGCAATGCCAAGGCGCCGGGCCTGGCGTTGGATGCCGCCAACAAGCGCGTGTACACCAGCAATCTGCTCGCCGATCTGGTGGTGGTCGGCACCGACTCCAACAAGGTGGAGGCCCAGCACAAAATTGCCGCCGAGCAGCCGATGAACATCGCGCTGGACCCAGCCGGCAAGCGCCTGTTCGTGACCGACCAGGGCTCGGAAATGCTGCGGGGTTACCAGGCCAAGAGCAGCGGGCTGGTCAGCAAGCACCCGGGCCAGCGCGTGCTGGTGCTCGACCGCAGCAATGGCAAGGAACTGGCCAGCATCCCGACCGACGCCGGCCCGCTGGGCATCCTGCTGGATGCACCGCGCAAGCGCCTGTACGTGACCAACCGCGAAGCCGGGACGGTGACCGCGTACAACAGCGACAGCTACCAGAAGGTGGCGACCTACGCCGTGCCGACGCACCCGAACAGCCTGGCGCTGGATGCGAAGAACAACGTGCTGTACGTGAGCATCAAGAACGGCGAGAAGGATGCCAAGGGCTCGGACGAGAGCGTGGCGCGGATCCAGCTGTAAGGGATGGTGCCGGGTCATGCCCGGCAGCTGGCTGCTGGAAAGGGGCAGGGCTTTTTGCCCTGCCTTTTTCTTTGCCCGGTTGCGGTCCCCACCGCCAACCCGCTAGGGTTGAAACCCATGGCAGGGAGCCAAAGGATCTGAACATGCTGGGTATCCACCGCTGGCTGCACGTCGGCCTGTTGATCATCTTGAGCACAGTGCTGGGTGCCTGTTCCAGCCGCATCCCGGAGCCACCCGAACCACTGGAACTGACGCAGCCGATTGCGGTGGATCAGCCCGGCCAGGAGGTGCGGTTCGAGTTCGAGACGAATGCGCGCAATTTCGATCCAGGCCGCACCTATGCGCTGGAGCTTGAGGTGCAGCGGCAAGGCGGGCGCGAGAACGGCGAACCGGACATGCGCAAGTTGAATCTTCCCTTTGAGGTGTCACTGCAGCGATGGGGCGCAGGTGCCTGGCAGGACGTTCCCACCCATGACAGCTACCAGGCACTCGCGCTCAACGCTGGGAAGCCGCTTCCTGCATGGCACGCATCCAATGCCTGGCGCTATGCAGCGTTGAGCGCGGGCAGCGGTGGCCAGTATCGATGGAGCATCGTTGCCCTGCCGTTGGATCTTGATGCCCGTTACCGGCTGGATGTGCGCACGGTTCA
This region includes:
- a CDS encoding YncE family protein, whose amino-acid sequence is MIRNSLFRSAALAVAVSLSLGAPTAFAAEAAAATSPATAVQRQAIAQGLYELAYSPKQNAVFVASSGGFGDNAGPAQVLRLNPTTLAVETRIPLERKAFGVVLDDAHNRLYVGNTVDLSVTVVDTAQNKAIGTVQLMEKKTGKDGKAAYTHDLRELVVDSAANRLYVTGHSSQPDVSSVLFVIDTNTLKVLNTIPGLGNAKAPGLALDAANKRVYTSNLLADLVVVGTDSNKVEAQHKIAAEQPMNIALDPAGKRLFVTDQGSEMLRGYQAKSSGLVSKHPGQRVLVLDRSNGKELASIPTDAGPLGILLDAPRKRLYVTNREAGTVTAYNSDSYQKVATYAVPTHPNSLALDAKNNVLYVSIKNGEKDAKGSDESVARIQL
- a CDS encoding XVIPCD domain-containing protein — protein: MQKDTAERFTVTIHVAAPGTPRWGERDSVPVRLENSSVGHMFLTIDDGSGRDPKSYGYTRAPTPTNPDAGEVDTYDNLVYRNPRYERTIEISREQYDKIMEFAEAPEKHGFDKNNYNLVTNACTDFAWGALNHAGLRPVGLAGEIRNYEGSIKVLDNIPAINAIPQQVKDSELDKVKWNDMPTQTFGQWWISQNGERTQDAHPLSGTPADPSHADHTRLNQLHQQVADLGAFGAQNGNVSASLLALSKEQQFTRVDDVLLGERRGDAAPNLFIVQGDRSDPAHQRASLPADVAAQTPVAASFERIEQLAQAQPQRDAQRQQEEQQLAQAHAPRMV